One window of the Pedobacter ginsengisoli genome contains the following:
- a CDS encoding MepB family protein — translation MRIYPPWDEVHNKQAKNTKNWQKDNFVKIEENNTTALELLKVLLK, via the coding sequence ATGAGGATCTACCCACCATGGGATGAGGTACACAACAAGCAAGCAAAAAATACGAAAAACTGGCAAAAGGATAATTTTGTAAAAATTGAAGAAAACAATACAACAGCTCTGGAGTTATTGAAAGTATTACTCAAATAA
- a CDS encoding class I SAM-dependent methyltransferase → MKILKPADAFDKSAKIYQDKFMDVSQFANTFDFFCSNITANNANILDIACGPGNITKYLLDRKPDYKILGIDLSPKMLELAQANNPAAKFQLMDCRKIGSIKQKFDGIICGFCLPYLTPEEAIKLIASVSELLKPGGMFYLSTMAEDDHNKSRFQTSSTGDRVYVHYHQEVFLTKALEENKFEIVNLSRFSSPDKDGLIITDLVLIGKLNLRILV, encoded by the coding sequence ATGAAAATATTAAAGCCAGCCGATGCATTTGACAAATCGGCAAAAATATATCAGGATAAGTTCATGGATGTTAGTCAATTTGCCAATACATTCGATTTCTTTTGCAGCAACATAACAGCCAATAATGCCAATATTTTGGATATCGCTTGTGGCCCCGGAAATATTACAAAGTACTTGCTAGACAGGAAGCCTGACTACAAAATCTTAGGGATCGACCTATCTCCAAAAATGCTCGAACTTGCTCAGGCCAATAACCCTGCGGCTAAATTTCAACTAATGGACTGTCGTAAAATTGGCTCAATCAAACAGAAATTCGACGGGATAATCTGTGGTTTTTGTTTGCCTTATTTAACACCGGAAGAAGCTATAAAGTTGATTGCCTCCGTATCTGAGTTGTTAAAGCCAGGGGGTATGTTTTACCTAAGCACTATGGCCGAGGATGATCATAACAAATCAAGATTTCAAACATCCAGCACCGGTGATCGGGTGTATGTGCATTACCACCAGGAAGTTTTTTTAACTAAAGCTCTCGAAGAGAATAAATTTGAAATAGTCAATTTAAGCCGCTTTAGTTCTCCTGATAAAGATGGTTTAATAATCACTGATTTAGTATTGATTGGGAAATTGAATCTCCGTATTTTAGTATAA
- a CDS encoding acetylserotonin O-methyltransferase, producing MNLNLLKLTINKERMENQTNQPSPENIMKIGTGFWASKILLTAVSFQLFTKLAEKKTMKAKDIKDFLGLKCTDRNTYDFLDALTAFGFLKREGILDTAIYSNTLDTDMFLDKNKPSYIGGILEMMNNRLYTFWGNLGEGLLTGLPQNEAKKSEDFFGLIYQDPEKLKEFTSAMSGIQMGNFVAFSQKFDFKKYNTLIDVGGSAGLLSIMVATHNPHMNCTSFDLPPVQPIANTTIQQFGLSDRVKTASGDFFTMPIPGADIVVMGNILHDWNEENKIALMRKAYDALPVNGAFVAIEGIIDDERKENVFGMMMSLNMLIETGTGFDYTFADFNRWANIVGFRTTTLLPLTGPSSAAIAYK from the coding sequence ATGAATCTTAATTTATTAAAACTGACAATTAATAAGGAAAGAATGGAAAATCAAACCAACCAACCATCTCCAGAAAATATTATGAAGATTGGTACAGGCTTTTGGGCCTCAAAAATTCTTCTAACTGCAGTGAGTTTTCAATTGTTCACTAAGCTTGCTGAAAAGAAAACCATGAAGGCTAAGGACATCAAAGACTTTTTGGGACTTAAATGTACAGATAGGAATACTTATGATTTTTTAGATGCCTTAACTGCTTTTGGCTTTTTAAAGCGCGAAGGTATTCTGGATACAGCTATTTATTCAAATACTCTCGACACGGATATGTTTTTAGACAAAAACAAGCCATCCTACATCGGAGGTATCCTTGAAATGATGAACAATCGTTTGTACACATTTTGGGGCAACCTTGGCGAGGGCTTACTTACTGGGCTTCCGCAAAATGAAGCAAAAAAGAGCGAGGATTTCTTTGGCCTGATATATCAGGACCCTGAAAAACTAAAAGAATTTACCAGTGCAATGAGTGGTATTCAGATGGGAAATTTCGTGGCCTTTTCTCAAAAATTCGATTTTAAAAAGTATAATACCCTAATAGATGTAGGTGGTTCTGCCGGGTTACTGTCAATTATGGTAGCAACGCACAATCCTCATATGAATTGTACTAGTTTTGATCTACCGCCTGTTCAACCTATCGCAAACACAACTATTCAACAATTCGGATTATCAGATCGTGTGAAAACTGCAAGTGGTGATTTCTTCACTATGCCTATACCTGGTGCAGATATAGTTGTAATGGGAAATATTCTGCACGATTGGAACGAAGAAAATAAAATAGCATTAATGAGAAAAGCTTATGATGCACTGCCCGTTAATGGAGCATTTGTAGCTATTGAGGGGATCATTGACGATGAAAGGAAAGAGAATGTTTTTGGCATGATGATGAGTTTAAATATGTTAATTGAAACAGGAACAGGTTTTGATTATACATTTGCTGATTTTAACAGATGGGCTAATATTGTAGGTTTTAGAACAACTACGCTTCTTCCATTAACCGGTCCATCAAGTGCAGCAATAGCATACAAGTAA